The genomic window TCGCaaaagccagagccagagtgACAGCCAGAGGCAGACCTTCGGGAACAGCGACCACAATAATGGTTACGACAACAATAAAAATGTTAAGAAATTGTTGTCCCTTTTCAGCTGGGGTGACCGAAGGAGGCTGCTTAGGCAGGCGGACCAGGAATTGGATGAACAAGACGATGAACAGAAGCAGACCGGCAGCACCACCAAGCTTGGCGATGTAGGTGGCGATAACATTTAGCTTCGCCTGAAGAGGGGTCATCTCAGGATCCTCGTTAAGAGCCATGAGCGTCTTGCCGTAGGATGAGTAGACACCAACAGAGGTGGTCATAAAGGTACCGACACCCTCCATGATGCGAGCTCCAGACTGGATAAAAGGgtccatcttcttgaggTCTTCGTGGTTCTCGATGGCGGCAAACACTTCGTCGGCGCTTCGCTTTCGGATAACGTCAGACTCGCCGGTGGTCTGAGACTCGTCGCACTTGACATTGAAACCTTCAATGAGAATTCCGTCAACCGGTACCAGGTCACCGGGTTCAAGGTGAACAACGTCGCCGACCAACAAATCAAAAACCGATAGCTCAATCGTCTTTCCTGAGCGAACCACCTTGACGACGCGgtcctgcttcttcttgttcaacTTTGTAAACTGTCGCTCCTTTTGGTAGTCGTTGAGTGATCCAACGATAACaacgatggcgatggcgacaatAATCGCAACACCTTCGATCCATTCGACCTTGGGCTCACCCGGCTTATGAGCACCACCAAAAGTCTGATACAGGCCAACTGCCAGACTGATAACCGCGGCGATGGAAAGCAGGATCAGGACCTTGTCGTTATAGGTGATCCACATGAGCTCTAGCAAactctttcccttcttctcaggAAGTCGGTTATCCTTGAAGACGCGTAACCGATCTGAAAAGCCTTCTCCTGATGAAGAGGCGTGGTGTGTAATGTGCTTTTTTGATGTCGCGTCCTCGAACGATACTTGGCCATCGAGGCCCTTTTCGTCCACGCTCAATCCAGCCTTGCGGTCAGTCCGTAAACCCTTCTCCAGGCCATCCATGCCACCCAACTTATAAAAGGCCGATAGACTTTTGGGGTTAAACATTTTGTTAAGCTGGCCAGGTGTAAAGGCAAATGGGTTGTTTTCCACCTCGAAATCGGCCTCCGTTCCGACGTCAGGCTTCAAGGCCGTCTCATCGTTGATAATCTTCTTATGATCATATTCGGATCCCTTAAGCGTATCCACCTGTGTCGAGTTGGACGCCACAACGGTGGTGTCTCCTTGCGACGAGACAGATCTGGACATGTCCTCTGAGTCGACTGAATTCTGTCGCGATCGATGATTCAGCGGCACAGCCAAGAAGCCGGCGCCGTCGCCAGATTTTGATGTGACGGGACTCGAGACATTGTGAGGGCTTGTTGGTCGGCTATCCTTGTCGAAAGACATTGAAGTATTCAATTCGAGTGGTCGAGTATCAGTCGTCGTGGGACTAACAGCGTCGTCTGGAGAGATGGGAGAGTTGGGGCGCTCCTGGTTATTAGGGTTGACAGCTGTAGTGTCGATGGTGATTGTAGGGCTATTAAAGGTCAGTCAAGTCTCAACGGGAGGCCTGTTGACGTACGCGCGACGCCTCATGGGCGGATTCGACTCATCTGCCATGGCGACGGGGCTATGCAGATTCCGTATAGATGAAGGAAAGGCGTAGAGCCAAAGCGATGTAAGCCAAGGAAAGAATTCGCCTGGAGCGGCTCAAGTTGATTGATGATCAAGGCCTCGAGTGCATGGCCGATGAAggagagacgagacgagaagGAGATGTGCGAAGTTGTTTTGGTTGAGTGAGTGAGGCAGTGCAAATGGTTCCGCCACTGATTGGCTGGTGGAGACGGGAGCACGGGCAAGTGTTACTCTAGCAGGGAACAGGCGCTACCAAAGTCCTTGCCGGGGATGATTGGTGATGCAGTAAGTTCCTCCGGACCATAAGCGCTGGATGCTCAAGTTGTGCATAAACTCTGGAGGAGAAGCACCGGTGCGTCCGTCCGATGCGGCCTCTTGATGTTGAGTACAGTCTAGAGCAGAGGCTGAGTACATTCAGGTGAGCACAAGCTCTGTGTCAATTCAGGAGATCTGGATGCAAAGCCAAGGCACTAAGCGCGGCCCCTTGCTGGTCGTTAGTGGCATGACTTGGCGCCGAGGCCGTCAACGTCGTGCAACATTGAATCGGTGATGGCGTCAATGGATTATTCGCACGTATTCTTTCTGCGAACACGCACCGAATCTACAAGCTGGACGTCTGGCAGGCGCTCGCCCCTATTGACAACGGAGAGCGGAGAACGGAGAACGGAGAACGAGTATTCCATAGCTAATCTCAACCCCGGCTTCTATACCAGGGAATTCGACAAACTCATCAAACTAGCCCTCACCCCGGTCTAGCCGCGGCTTGCGTACTCGCCGGCTGATGAGCTTATTTGTCACTGTGTCCGGGGACGCGTTTACTCGCAATGGCATCTCTGCACATATTATCTGGGATGCCATGCTTTGACGATATGAGGATACTGGTTATGCGAGCTCCGTCAGGAGTTGAAGCAAGGATTCATCCTTGACGATCCATTCAAAATCCACCGCGCTATCCTATTACGATATTGGTACCCCACTGACCggggccaaggccaagctttCACGGGATGCACACTCTATCTTGTCTGCCCCTGTTGCAGCCGACTCGGTCGACCGACACAAAGTCAGTTTCACCAGAGCCAACCTGGTGCGAGGGGTGACAAATGTCCTCGAGACTGAGTCGCGCAGACTTGCCACAGCAGGACCTCCCGTGGCTGGCATTGAACCAAATTGCCGGAGATGCCCAGCGTCGATCATGGACAAACTGAGACATTGCCCCTTGGACGTGACTTGGCAGGCCGAGACCGATCCACCGCGGCAGCGGCTCAACTGTTTTCCGCGACCAGCGAGCTGAGGCTGGAGGCCTGGATCTCAACAGAATCTGTGGCGGTGCACAGCCTCATGGAACGTATTAAGAGGCAGCCAGATGTTGTCCACGTTGCTTTGAAGTTCGGGGCATTTACTCAAACAGAGACAAAGCATCGTCATGATTCTTCACGTGTCGTCGAAAAAGAGTTGTCCAATTTCTGGGCAACGCGACCACTCAGTCAACCAACCAATCAACGTCGGCCCTTTCTTACCAGGCATCTTTCTGCAGCAAGGGTCATTAGCGGTATCATGGTCAACATTCAAGTTATTCACCGCTAGCCCGAACAGTGTGCCAGATGGAGCAACTAAGTGGTGGCTCAGCTGTAAAGGTTTTCGATATGACGAGTTGACTATGGAGCGCGTCGAGGCCTCGATGGAGTCTCGGCTACATCCCGTGAGGTTGCCTCATCCCCGCGTGACGACTACCTGTCAAGTCGAGCTGAGTTGTCACCGCTCCTAGTTAGCATGTGGCCAACAAGTGAGGAGCCGAGGTGAAGCTACGTCTAAGCCACCTCCAACGTCGAGCTCATCACGATGGGAGCTCAGCTTGACAGGTAGAACTCTAAGCCACAAACGTACACCAACTCAGTGGCGATCTCTGATATTGAATATTGAAGCCAGATGATCAAGACTTGTACTACTGGCCATCTAAGCCTCGACACCGAGGTTACCTCTTCCGGTCTCGCGATGTTCAAGTTGTGTTGAGTCAGGTAATACGTGGACGAGTCAGTCTGAGGCATTGTCAGACTAGCCGGATAATATACTAGTTCTCAGGATACGCATACGCGATGCTGTTGACCTACGGCACAGCTAGAGCCCAACACCAATAATCTTACGTGTGTGAGCATCACGATTCCAAATAACACAACGTCAAACCAACGCATCGCCCTCCACGCGACAAAGGGTCATGGCATCCCAGCCTTCACCGTCAAATACGTCCAACCGATTCTGTCGACCCCCAACTCCACCACCGTGGCTGTGTTATCATCCATCCAATCGGCATCAATCCTGATTATGATATTGCGACTGtgaaatatttaaatttgcGCCCGACCTAGTCCGACGGTTGTGACAGATGCAGTACCCTGCTTCGGGAAGTTGGGCAAGACCCGGTAAAGTTGAGGCTATGCTCGTGGGGTTGGCATGCCGTGATCGTCCACATTCCGAATCATACGACGGGAACCGGGATACCAGATAGGCACAGAGAGAGCGCGGAGGCACAGACAAGGCAAACTCAGAAAACACTTAGACAGGACCGATAAGTGCCAGGCAACATGAAGCATCAGACCGAGACACGCCGAGACAAAACAATAACTTTTAGACTCCTACTCATCCTCTACCAAGATCAAGCTTTCTTACGGGAACCATGTCCTCGGCACCCTCCTGATCCTTTGGCGAGATGTTAAAGAATGGTGCAACCCCATGTCTCAATACCCCCTTCCAGAACCCAGAGACGATATCCTTGAGGTCACCCCCAGTCTGCTTAAAGTCAGGGAACGCATTCACCTCGAGCAACCAAGCAGTTCCCTTGGCATCCACGAGAAAGTCGAGACCAAACACTTCAAAAGCGTTTGGCAGTGTCTGAAAGTGGATGGgcatggccttggctgctgccTCAAAGACCTCGCCAGTCACATCGCAGATCTGAGTAAAGATGTCATCCCGTGTCTCCTTTGACAGGGGCAGATCCCAGAAACGACGGACGGTGTTTTCGTTGGGCGAGTCCTGGAGGCATGTGTTTGTGAGGAACGACTCAATATCTTCTGGAGCATCTGCCGGCGCAGTGTACGGCTTGCCAGCAAAGAGGGCCAGCATGTGCTTGTACACCCAGACGTTGAGGCTTCCAGTGCACATGACATAAGTTCGAATGTGAAACTTGCGGCTCTCGCCTTCGACCAAAAGGGGCGGGTGAATGTAGGGCTGTGCAACAAAATGGCGTAGATGAGAGGTCATGATaccgtcgccgtcgtcgtcatcatctgcCTCGGGCTCATCGTCAGTGTCAGGCTGATCCTCTTCCCAGGCATCAAAGATGGCTTGGAGCTCATCCATAGAGCTAAAGAGTCGAATGCCCTGGCCTCGGTCACTCATTCCTGGCTTTAAGATCCACCATTCCTTGTCGTCAGGCTTCTCCTCGTTTCGTTCCATGCTCTCTCGGAGGTCAAACGCCTCCACTAGAGCATCATCTAGAAACTCGGCAAAGTCAACCTCAAAGGCCTCACTTCGCTTGACGTGCTGCTTGAGGATAGATGATGGGTTCTTGGCAATCCAGTGATCCACGGTTGTCGACAAATAGTGTTTCCGGATAAGAGCCTTTCGAATCATGTAGCTGTTGATGAGAGATGTCTTTTCGTGGCTGGCAGCGTACTCAAAGTCAATAGACTCATAGGCAGTGATCTGGAGCACCTTTTTATCGCCAAACTCTGCGAGGGACGACTGTTCTTTAGTGGTCACGTCCAAGATGCCAGGGAACAGAGATTCGATGGCGGACAGAATGAGAGGCTGCACATAAGAATCCTCGTAAGAAACGATGGCTTGAACCGCACTCTTTGGCCGAATGGCCACCTCTGAACCTGAACTGCCCACGGTAAGGACTATTGTCTAGATACATTTCCTTCCAACTTACAGTTCTAGCTCCTTCTGGTTGGACTCTTCAGAATCATGCATAAagttggccttgagggcaGTGACACTGACATTGTTAGCTTGTGATGGGCTCGGGGTTAGCAACATACCTTGTCAGTCCCTCTTTGACAGCCCATCCGTCGTTGCCTGGCTTGGACTCTTCCACACTCTTGTAGACATCTGTAAACCTAGGTGCCCATTTAAAGTGCTTGTGGACATGTCCTTTGCGTGTAGACGACCCAGCATCGTCCACTTCTCCTTCAATACCCTCTCGTattctctcctcctcctcatttTCGTCCCCAGCTTCGCCCTCAATCTCTTGGAAGCAGCCACCTTCTCTCCAGTAGTTCTGCAGCATATTTGTCCAGATGGCCTTTTTGTTTTCGAGACCTTCCACGAGAGGCACGTTGACGCTGTAGAGGTCCGCACTGCCGTCCGTAGGCCACTGCTTGTACAGGGCCTCGATAACCTTGACACTACGTCGGCAAGCTGCCTCAATGATGACGGGGTCGTGGTTTCGGGAGAAAAAGGCAAAACTCAGTGCAATGGCCTTTTTCTGGCAAACAGCAGCCTCGAGTGCAGCTCCAAGAGTTCCCGAGCTCAAGGCAAAGACGGCCGTGGTGTTTCTGCCATAGTTGGGTCCGCTGACAACAAGGTCGATCGGTCCTCGGTCCTGGAAGAAGTGGTGAAGGCCAATCTGGACGCACGAAGCAGGCGTTCCGTCAACCAGAATCCACTCTTCAACATCTCCCGAAGGTgaaggacgatgatgagtAGTGCCCTCAGAATCTTCACCGTGGATGACGGACGAAGGACGGTAGTACAGAGGCTTGAGGGTCTGGCCGATCATGTGGGCCTTGCCAATCCATGACCGTTGAGTATGAGGCAGACAGACCGAGACGGTGTGACCGGCTCCCTTGAGCTGCTGGATGAGGCAACTCACGTAGGGAGAGGCGTGAGACGAGGGGGGACCATCGTCGTTGGTGACTAGAATGTGCATCTTGGCTGTGGGATGGTGTGTAGAAGTGCAATTACGATGGAAAGTACGGATACAAAGTCGAGAGAAGTGGTGAGGGGCACGAGTGTGGTAGTGGGGCTCCAGTAAACAGCTAGCACGTCAGCGCCTCATGTAATTATCATGAACTTGTCTGTTTGTTTATTCGAATAGACTAATTCACGAGTTCTACCTAAATGTGATGAGTGAATTGAATACGTTCCAAGGAGACCTAACATTTTACCTCCCAGAGGTTCAGGTATCGCCTATCCTCAACgtcctttcctttccttgtCCTTATTCCTGTGCGCGTGCATACATGAGTCCATTGTCCATCCAACGCCAAACCATCCATTAAGCAAGTAAGTAAGCGATATCAATAGTAAACAATGCGTCATTAAACTCGGGTGCGTTTGGCTTCCGTTGGGCTGAGCGATTCGCCCGCTCGCTTGCGTGACTCTTTGTTGGGCTCCTTGGTTCGTCGCCAGGAGTCGAATGGGCTTCGTTGCCCGGGGGCCTTGATGGGCGTCCCCTCGTCCAAAAGCTTGTTGATGGATCGCGTAATTCGACGAGTGTCTGGTGGTGACACGGGAAGCTTGGGTGCTTCGGGAGTGCTGGCACGCTCCTTGGATCGGGACTTTTGTGGTGTCTGGGGAACAATCTCTGGTGCTTGCTCTTGTTCCAACTCATCCTCGACGTCAGTcacagcctcttcctcctcaatctcctccattGTCTTTGTTTTTTGGAAAAGAAGGCGAGGCTTGATGGAAGCACGAGTAAGAGGTCGGTTGAGGTAAGCCTCgacatcttcctcatcgGCTTGGAGTTCATCCAAATCCTCTGCCTCATATTCGGAAAACTTGCGAAAGAACTTCTTTCCACGGCTATGATAGTTAGTATTGAGTGAGTCATTGTGGGTGGTGAAACTTACAATACGTAAACCATTCCGTCTTCGCGGCGAGATGCCTCATCAATGGTCTTGATACCCTCTCCGggaaccttgaccttgcgctTGCCTCGCTTGCTGGGCTCGGGCTCTGGGGCGTCACCGAAGAAAGGGTTGCTACTCTCATCTCGGGTAGGGATGCGATCCCGAGTGTCGGTGAAAATTTCGATAGGGTCTTCAATCTCCTCCGCAGTGAAGCTCTCCATGGAAATGCCGGTGTACTTCTTGGTGCGTCGCTTCTTAGGGCTGGCAATCACTTCAGACTCGGCAAAGAGATTGCGGGCGACGGACTTGATGTTGGCGGCGGTTTTCTCATTAGGGGGCTTCTGGGGAGTCTTAGAAGGCGTGGGAAGCATGCCAGCTGATCGGATGGCCGAAGAGGCAGGTCTGCCGAGAGCAGCTTGAGAGCTTTCGCCCATGTTGATAGGAGCACGACGCACAGCGTCAAGGGCAGGCTGGCGCTTCTTTTGCGGCGAAGGCATCGGGGTAGCGACGgacttggtcttcttgactGTGCGTGGTGATCGTGGTTGGCGAGATGCGCCGGGTGAAGGAGTTCGGTTTGCGCGCTGTTCAGAAATTCGGGCGGATTTGCGAGGAGTGAATGGCTCCCAGTTGTCTTGGTATCCGAGGCGTGGAGTTGGAGGGCTGTGGATGCGGGAGGGCGGAGGGGGAGTCGTTGACCCGTGTGCGGCAGCCATTTTGGTAACGACCGATGATCAACTGTTTGTGTGTGCCTCGTCCCTATCAGGTAATTATGTCGTCGTGATGCTCGTCGAAAATGGGTGCTCCTTTGTTGCCAGGTCTACCCGGGAGCGGTGCGTCGAATTGGCTTTGTTTATTGAGGGAATATCCCACGCAGCGAACACAGCAATCGTGGCGGCAGACGGAACGAGCGGGTAAGATACGGTGGATGATGATAGGGTAGGGCGATGATGGATTCGGCTTTGATATATTTGATGATGGGAGAGTCGGTGATGGTAGTTTGGTTGTAGGCTCAGATGACAGCACTcgatgaaggaggagaaaagTGGCTGGGTGATTACCCTGGAGTGTGGCCCAGCCTCCCCGTTTCTGTTGTTGGGGCTGAAATTGGGCCGTGCCCCTACGAGCCGCACGCGTCCATGGGCTATGGGCGCGTCGTTACGCGACATGGATGCCCAATCACGGTGCAGGTTTCAGGCAGGCGTCAAACAAAGGGTGGGACAATGCCCCTCATCAATTAAGTTCCGTGTGCAAGTCAACAAGCGCCGACACGTGCATGACAACCAATTTGACGGCCCAACGACCAGACTCTAACCGCCTGTCAACCGACATCATGTCCGACGATTACACACAGGAAGAGATTTGGTCCTCGCCGGTCCAAGCCGACCGTCCGAGGACCCCCAGGACTCCCAAGACGCCCAAGACTCCAACCCAGGAACGTGAGCCTATAGACCATGAAGCTGCGCTGCGCAAGGAGCTCGAAGGTGTACGAAACATCAACGAATCCATCGAGGGCGTTATTGCGACCCTAGAGCGTGCCGGGGGCAACATGGATGTACGTGCCGTGCTCCGTGCCTGCTGCCACGTCTACTGACCTCTATAGACCGTATCCAAAACAGTAAACAATGCATCTGTCCTCCTCAACACCTGGACTCGGATATTATCACAGACAGAGCATAATCAGCGTCTGATCCTGGACCCTAGCTGGAAGGGTGCAACTGAAGACCTTGCCGAACAAGAGGCAGAGGCCATCCAAAGGCAGCTGGCTGCCGAGAGAAgagctgctgaagaagagcagaGACGTGAAGAGTTGCGTAGACGacgcgaggaagaagagaggcaaAGGCTGGCCTCGGCCGCACCCGCACGCGGAACCAGGGGGGCCAGGGGtggccgaggacgaggcggGCCAGCCACAAGGGGCTCAAGCTATTCAAGCTCGAGCTATTCCGGGAGTTCTATCCCAGGTCGT from Fusarium falciforme chromosome 2, complete sequence includes these protein-coding regions:
- a CDS encoding SurE domain-containing protein; translation: MHILVTNDDGPPSSHASPYVSCLIQQLKGAGHTVSVCLPHTQRSWIGKAHMIGQTLKPLYYRPSSVIHGEDSEGTTHHRPSPSGDVEEWILVDGTPASCVQIGLHHFFQDRGPIDLVVSGPNYGRNTTAVFALSSGTLGAALEAAVCQKKAIALSFAFFSRNHDPVIIEAACRRSVKVIEALYKQWPTDGSADLYSVNVPLVEGLENKKAIWTNMLQNYWREGGCFQEIEGEAGDENEEEERIREGIEGEVDDAGSSTRKGHVHKHFKWAPRFTDVYKSVEESKPGNDGWAVKEGLTSVTALKANFMHDSEESNQKELELSGSEVAIRPKSAVQAIVSYEDSYVQPLILSAIESLFPGILDVTTKEQSSLAEFGDKKVLQITAYESIDFEYAASHEKTSLINSYMIRKALIRKHYLSTTVDHWIAKNPSSILKQHVKRSEAFEVDFAEFLDDALVEAFDLRESMERNEEKPDDKEWWILKPGMSDRGQGIRLFSSMDELQAIFDAWEEDQPDTDDEPEADDDDDGDGIMTSHLRHFVAQPYIHPPLLVEGESRKFHIRTYVMCTGSLNVWVYKHMLALFAGKPYTAPADAPEDIESFLTNTCLQDSPNENTVRRFWDLPLSKETRDDIFTQICDVTGEVFEAAAKAMPIHFQTLPNAFEVFGLDFLVDAKGTAWLLEVNAFPDFKQTGGDLKDIVSGFWKGVLRHGVAPFFNISPKDQEGAEDMVPVRKLDLGRG